In Leifsonia sp. ZF2019, a genomic segment contains:
- a CDS encoding LacI family DNA-binding transcriptional regulator, whose product MEEPPPADRRALSIRDIARLAGVSRQTVSRVLNGERYIKPSTEAQVRKVIDEHSWRPNSAARALATARSRTIGLLVSTRSHYGPFSAAAAIDEAARNRGYAIVTATLAREDDESIEAALDAFVAQGVEGVVVIAPQQRAHEALQRVTVRMPLVSLHWESADDGHVAALDQMAGARLATRHLIELGHTRIRHLAGPQDWKEAEDRMNGFLAELSDHDLPITAPILGDWTADLGYEVGLKILQHPDFSAVFASNDQMALGLIHAAADLGISVPEQLSIVGFDDIPEARHYSPPLTTVRQDFDSLGTRAITVLLAQIEGTGDSPADELPVPELVIRSSTAPPRAP is encoded by the coding sequence ATGGAAGAACCCCCGCCCGCCGACCGGCGCGCGCTCTCGATCCGGGACATCGCCCGGTTGGCTGGCGTGTCGCGGCAGACGGTGTCCCGGGTGCTCAACGGCGAGCGCTACATCAAGCCGTCCACCGAGGCACAGGTCCGCAAGGTGATCGACGAGCACTCGTGGCGGCCCAACAGCGCTGCACGCGCACTGGCGACCGCGCGCTCGAGAACGATCGGCCTGCTCGTGTCCACCCGCTCCCACTACGGCCCCTTCAGCGCCGCGGCCGCCATCGACGAGGCGGCACGGAACCGCGGATACGCCATCGTGACCGCGACGCTCGCCCGGGAGGACGACGAGAGCATCGAGGCCGCACTCGACGCCTTCGTCGCGCAGGGTGTGGAGGGGGTGGTGGTGATCGCGCCCCAGCAGCGTGCCCATGAGGCCCTCCAGCGCGTCACGGTGCGGATGCCTCTCGTCAGCCTGCACTGGGAGAGTGCCGACGACGGGCATGTCGCGGCACTCGACCAGATGGCCGGCGCCCGCCTCGCCACCCGGCACCTCATCGAACTCGGCCACACGCGCATCCGCCACCTCGCCGGGCCGCAGGACTGGAAGGAGGCCGAGGACCGGATGAACGGGTTCCTCGCCGAGCTCTCCGACCACGACCTGCCGATCACCGCCCCGATCCTGGGCGACTGGACAGCGGACCTCGGCTACGAGGTCGGGCTCAAGATCCTGCAGCACCCCGACTTCTCCGCCGTCTTCGCGTCGAACGACCAGATGGCGCTCGGCCTGATCCATGCCGCGGCGGACCTCGGCATCTCGGTGCCGGAGCAGCTCAGCATCGTCGGGTTCGACGACATCCCGGAGGCACGGCACTACTCGCCGCCGCTCACGACCGTCCGGCAGGACTTCGACTCGCTCGGCACGCGCGCGATCACCGTGCTGCTCGCGCAGATCGAGGGCACCGGCGACTCACCGGCGGACGAGCTCCCGGTTCCCGAGCTGGTCATCCGTTCGAGCACGGCTCCCCCGCGCGCTCCGTGA